The following DNA comes from Amycolatopsis albispora.
ACCGCCTTCGCCGGGTCGAACGGCATCGTCTTCAGGTCGACCGGCGGGTGCGGCAGGCTCATCAGCGAGTTGCTCTGCGGGTCGATGAAGGCCACACCCTCCTTGGTGTGCACCACCTCGGCCACGTGCCCGTAGACGTTGCCGTCGTCACCGCGGTACTGCACGGCGATCACCGCGCGCGAACCGATCGGCTGGTCCCGCATGGTGCGGATGACGTCGTCGTAATCACCGTGCGAGCGCCAGTCCCCGCCGCCGAGGTTCTCCCGCACGTAGTCCAGCGTGCCCATGGACGCCATGTCCTGGGGCAGCAGCCTGCCCGCTTCGGCGTCGATGCCGCCGAGGCGCAGCGCGTGCGCGACCATGCCGCGCGTGCAGTTCGTCTGGTACCCGTTGGCGAACGCGTCCGGCGAGTAGAAGTTCGGGTTGACCCCGGCCATCTCCGGATGCCGCTCGGCGATGTACTTCGCCTGCTGGTTCGGGTTCGCGGTGTCGGCGTGGATGGCCGGTTCGCTCGGCGGGTTGGTCGCCCGCGCCAGCGGTGCCCAGTCGTGGTCGCCGACCTGGCTGGAGTCCATCGCCGGGCCGTCGGGCCCCTGGTCGGCGCCCGCGTAACCACCCTCGTCGTTGCCGTTGAGCGCATCGGCGATGTCCCGCTGCGGCGACGGCGACGGCGTGCTGCCCTCCGGCGGCGGGTTGAGCGTGGTGAGGCCGTCGAACGGCGACGGGGCCGACTGCGCCCTGGCCGCGTTCTCCCGCTCGTTCGCCGCGCACTGCTCGCGCCGCTCCGCCATCTTCTGCTCGGCGGTGTCCCGGTCGACCCAGCGCGGATCGCCCTCGACGATCTCCTCGGCCCGGATGTACAGCTTTTCCCGGCCGGTCACCGGATCGGTGATCATCCGGTTCTCGTGCACGTAGAGCTGCGTGGCCGGCTTGCCGAGCGACTCGCCCTCGGCCCGGTTCTGCGACAGCTGCTCCACGTCGCGGAAGGTCTTCGAGTCGATGTGCATCTCGACGTCGGGACCGAACTTGGTGCGCTGGTCCGGTGAGAGCTTCTTGCTCGCGCTCACCGGCGCGGTCTCGACGGCGGTCTGCCCGACCGGGTACTGGTCGCGGAACTGCTGGAGCTTGACCGGGTCGCCGTCGAAGTTCAGCCCGCGGATCAGCTCGCCCGGCGTCGGCTCGATCTTGTTCAGCGCGCCGACCAGTGCCCTGACCTGCTGCTGCGCGGTGTCGAAGGCCGGATGTCCGGGGCCTTCGCGGTGCGCCGCGTTGGCGGTCGAGTAGAAGTCGTGGCCGGTGTAACCGCGGATCACCGTGGCGTCCTCGTCGGACAACCTGGCGTACTGCGGGTTCTCGTTGCGCGCCTTGACGGCGTCGGCCTGGACGCTCTCGTGCCTGCCGTCGCCCTGGAACGCGTCGGCGACGGCGCGGTGGTCGTCCGGGGTGGCCTCGAAGTCCGAGTCGAACAGGTAGCCCTCGTCGGGCCGCCCGGTGTCCGGCTCCACCAGGTCGCCCAGCGGCCCCGGCTGCTCGGGGGTTTCCGGGGTTTCCGGGGCGTCGGTGTGCGGGGTGGCGTCCTGGCCGTGACCCGTGTCCGTGACGTCGGTGGTGTCGGCGGCGTGGTCCGGCGTCGGGCCGTCACCCTGGTGGTACGGCAGCGTCGCCACGCTCGACGGCGGGTTCGGCAGGTCCGCCAACCGGTTGTTCTGCGGATCGACCAGCGCCAGGCCGTGTTCGGTGTTGACCGCGGTGACCAGGTGGCTGACCACGCGCTTCGGCGAGTCCGGGTGGTTCGGATCGGTCGGCGTCTCGTATTCGTAGGCCAGCACCGACCGCGAGCCGACCGGGCGCTCCGCCAGGTCGCTCAACGCCGAGTCGAAGTCGTTGTGCTGCTGCCACTCGCCGCCCAGCTTCTGCTGGACGTGGTTCAGGTTCCGCTCGTGGGTGACCTGGTCCGGCGGCACCGGGCCGGCGGTGGTGTCCGCGCCCTGCATGCGGCCTTCGAACGCGACCACCGACTCCGCGGAGTTGGTCCGGTAGCCCTGTTCGAGCGCGTCCCAGCCGTGGAAGTTGATCGAGTTCACGCGCTGCGTCTCGGGCAGCGTGTCCATCAGGAAGCGGACCTGCTGCTCCGGCGAGTTCGCGGTGCCCGCGTGGATCGCGGGCACGCTCGGCGGATTGGTCGGCTGCGCGAGGCTGCCCCAGCCGTCGTCCGGCTCGCCGCGGTTCTCCGGCGGTTCGGGGGCGGGCTCGGGTTCGGGGGTGGTGTCCGGCGTGGGTTCCCCGCCACCGAGCAGGTCCCACATGGCGTTGTTGCGCGCCGGGGCCTCGGCCAGCTCGCGTGCCTGGTCGGCGCTGAGCTGGCGGCGCTCGTCCATCTTGTCGCGGACGGTGTCCGGGTCGAGGTAACGCGGGTCGTCGGGGCCGATCTCCTCGGCCTCGATGATCCAGGTGTTGCCGACCTTCTCGTTCCGCGTGACGAGCAGCTGGGTGCCCGGCTTGAACAGCACCTCGCCTTCGCGCTTCATGCCGAGCTGGTCGATGTCACGACCGGTCTTCGACTGGATGCGCAGCTCCACCTGACCGCCGAACTTGCTCTTCGGCATCGAGTCGGTGACCTTGCTGGAGCTGTTGAACTGGGTCTCGACCGCGATCTCGCCGACCTTGTACTGGGCGGCGAGCAGTTCGGCGGCGCGGCCCATCACGCCGACCTTGCGGGAGACCAGCCCCTCGTGCGGCGGCAGCTCGTTCAGCCCGGACGCGATCGCGTTGGCCTGGCGGACCGAATCCGCGAAGTTCTCGTCCTGGTTGCGGAGGGACTGGTTGAGCTGCTCGAAGACGTCGGGCCGGGTGTAGGTGTGGACCGCGTACACGCCGTCGTCCGACATGTGCGCGAACCGCGGGTTCTCGGCGCGCCGCTCGTAGGCCTCACGGCGGGACGTCTCGTGCGGGAGCTCGGCGTTGTTGTCGTGGCCGTCGGAGCGGAGCGTGTCCATCTGCGCGTCGGCCAGCGCCCGGATGTCCTCGGGACGGTTGCTGCGGAAGTCCGGATCCGTGACGTAGTCCTCGCGGATGCGGCCGTCGTCGGCGTCGCGCTGGGGGGCGTCCTGGTCGGGCGTCTTTTCCGGGGTCGGCTGCTCGGGCGGGCCCTGGTCGGCCTTGTCCTGTTCGGGCGCGCGCTGTTCCTGCTCCGGCGTGCGCTGGTCGGGCGCCTTCTCCGGCGTCGGCTGCTCGGGTGCCCGCTGCTCGGGAGCCGGGCCCTGCTCCGGGGTGCGCTGAGGCGTCTGTTCCGGGGCGCGCGGCGTCGGCGACTGCTGCGGGATGTCCGGCCGGGTGGCCGGCGGACCCTGCTGCTGCGACGGCACCTGGTTCGGCTCGAGCGACGGCTTCTGCCACGCGTTGAACGGCTGCGGCGGACCCTGCCGTCCGGGCGGCGGCCCCTGCGGCGGAAGCTGCCCACCGGGCCGCGGCCCCTGCGGCGGCATCGGCGGACGCCCACCCGGCCCAGGCTGCTGCGGCCCGCGCGGCGGCGGTCCCTGCTGGTAGCCCGCCTGCGGCGGACGTGGCGGCGGCGGTCCCTGAGGTGGTCCCTGTGGCGGGAACGGCGGACGCCCCTGCGGTGGCCGAGGCGGCTGCGGTTGCTGGGGCTGCTGGTGTTGTTGCGGTGGCCCCTGCCGCCCTGGTGGCGGCTGGTCGAGGTTGCCGCGCATCGGCTGGAACGGCCGTTGCGGCGGCGGGCCCTGACGCGGCCCCGCGGGACCCTGCTGCTGCGGAGGCGCACCCGGCGGACGCTGCCCCTGCGGACGTTGCGGCGGGCCGGGCTGCTGCGGCGGCTGCTGGCCACCGGGCCGCGGACCCTGCGGCGGGAAGGGTTGCTGACCACCCGGACGTCCACCGCCCGGTTGCTGGCCGCCACCCTGCTGCATCGGCGGTGGCGGCGCGAAGCCACCACCACCCTGCTGCGCCGGCGGTGGTGTCATCGGTGGCGGCGCCCCCTGCGGCGGCCCGTCCTGACGAGGCGTTCCCGGCGGCGGGAAGCCCCCGCCGGTGAAGCCCGCGGCGGCGACCGAGTCCTGGTTGCGCTGCTGCGGGCCGAACCCACCACCCTGCTGCGGGGGCGGGTTGTAGCCGCCACCACCGGGGTTGTTGCCGCCGCCACCCTGCTGGGGCGCCATGCCGTAGCCGCCGCCACCCTGCTGCTGCGGCGACATCCCATACCCGCCACCAGACGACGACGGCGATCCACCCGACGGCGATCCACCAGAAGGAGAGCCGCCCGAAGGGGAACCTGCCGACGGCGCGCCACCGGCGGGAGCCCCACCAGCAGGTGCGCCGCCAGCCGGGGCGCCGCCGCTGGTGGCCGCTGCGCCCTGTTGCTGGGGTGCGCCTGATTGCTGCTGCTGGCCACCGTCACTGGCCGCAGCGGGCGAGTGCTGGGGCTGCGGCGCCGACGCGGGCGCCGGGGAGGAGGACTGCTGGCCCGCACCCGTGTCGGACCGCTCCATGGTGGCGGCGGACGCCTGCCCCACATGGTCGGACCGCCCACCCGGCGAAGGGTCACCGGAAGAAGAGCCACCGCCCGAAGACGACGAGCCACCACTCGACGAGGAATCGCCCGAGTACGACGAGCCCCCACCCGAAGTGGAGCCGCCCGCGGAAGAAGACGAGCCACCGGAAGAGTCGCCGCCCGACGAGCCTCCCGAGGAAGAGCCGCCGGAGGGCGATCCGCCCGAAGAAGAGCCTGCCGAGGACGAGCCCCCAGCAGAGGAGCCACCCGACGAAGAGTCACTCGAGGACGAGCCGTTCGACGAAGAGCCGCCGCCCGAGGTGGAGTCGCCCGACGAGCCGTTCGAGGAACTCCCCGACGATGAGCCGCCCGAGGACGAGCCTCCCGAAGAGGAACCTCCCGAAGACGAGTCCCCCGAAGAGGAACCGCCCGAAGACCCGCCGGAGGACGAGTCCCCCGAGGAACCGCCCGAAGAGCCCCCGGAAGACGAGTCCCCCGAGGAACCGCCGGAGGAGCCCCCGGAAGAAGAGTCCCCAGAAGAGCCGCCCGAAGAGCCGCCGCTGGAGGAAGAGCCGTTAGAAGAGCCGCTGTTCGGGGTGTCGACGTCCGGAGCGTCCACATCGGGTGCGTTCGCCGCGCGGATTCCGTCGATGTTGCCCTTGGCGCCACCCGCGGCGCCTTCGGTGGCCCCGCCCGACGCACCCATCAGCACGTCCGAGGCGCTCAGGTTCCCCAGTTCCCCGGTGACCGCCGCCTCGCCGATGGTGGTCGCGGCGCCTTCGACCGCGCCGCGGGTCGCGCCCCGGATGGCGCCGTCGGCGATCTGCCCGCCGACGCTGTCCGAAACCCCGCGCGTGGCCCCCTTCGGGATCGCCTCGCTGGCCGCGCCGACCACACCTTCGACCGCACCGCCGATCGCCGCGTCCGAGGTCTTGCCCCAGTCCCACGACTTCCGGTCGCCGCTGGCCATCTGCAGCCCCTGGATACCGGCGTCCAGCGCCACCCCGGTGGCCACGTTGATCAGGACCTCTTTGAGGACCCGCTTGAGCACTTCCTGCGCGATCTTCTTGAAGCCCTGCTGCATCAGCTTCTGCAGCAGCTGCCGGAAGATCATCTGCACGGTCATCCGGGTGGCGATCTGCGCGGGCACGATGCCCGCGGTCGACCCGCCGAAGGTGACCGCCGCCGCCGCGATCATGCTCGCGATCGAGATCGCCAGCATGATCAGCGAAGCGATGATCATGTACTTCGTGTACTCGACGTCCAGCGCGGTCGCGTCACACGAGTCGCCGAGTGCCTGGCACGCCTCGGCCAGCGACTTGAAGTACGCCTCGTCGCCCTCGACGAACTTCTTCCACGCCTCGGCGAACTTCTCGGCGCCCTCACCGGTCCACGCGCTGAGCACCTCGTCGGCGCCCTTGGTGCCGATCTCGGCGGCGGGATTGATCGCCTTCGCCGCCATGTGCCACGCGTCGCGGAGGTTCCGCAGCTTGTCCTCGTCGCCCTCGGGCCAACTTTCCCCGACGACGATGGGCAGCAGCCACTTGACCTCGTCGGGCATCTCCATACCCACGGGTCAGACGCCTCCGCCCTCTTTCAGCACACCGCGGACCGTTTCGTCGGCGCCTTCCATGCTCTGCACGGCGGTTTCGACGTTCGTTTTGAGCGCGCGGATCCCTTCGACGATCGAAGTGAACGCTTTCACCGATCCTTCGGCGCCGGGCACGTAGTCCTTGGCGAACTCCTGCCCCGACTCGTCGTCACCCCAGCACTCGCCTTCGGCGGCCAGCGCGTCGGCGAGCGCCTTGCCCGCTTCCTCGAGCTGGTCCGCGCAGATGTTCAGCTTTCCCGCGGCGGAGGTGGCCGCATCCGGATCGAGTGTGAAGCCCTGGCCCCCGGCTCCCCCCGCGGACATCAGCGGTTCCCCCGGGTGAGCCAGCTGTCCGGCGGCTCTTCCTCATCCTCGACCGGCGCCGGTCGCGCGCGGCGCGTGGTCGGCTTGGGCTGCGGCATCGAAGGCTTCGCGGCCGGTGGTGGTGGCGGTGGCGGTGGTGCCGCCGCTGGCGGCGGCGGGGCCGCCTGCTGCTGGCGGTTCTGGAAGATCGAGCCCTCCTCCTCGAAGGACTCCGGCCGCGGTGGGGCTTCCGGCTCCGGCGGCGGTGAGAAGTCCGGAATGGCCGGCACCAGCCCGGCCAGCGAAGGCGCGTCCTCGAACAGCTCGGTCAGGTCCGGCATGCCCTCGGTCAGCGGCGACATCAGGTCCGCGACCTGCTGCTTGACCTGCAGCCCGCCGGTGCGCACCACTTCCAGCACCGACGCGGCGAGCGCGGCCGGACCGCCGCTGCGCTCGAACGCGGTCGGCGCGAAGTCCAGTTTGCTCAGCACGCCGTTGGCGTCGATGGTGGCGCGGACCAGGCCGTCCTTGGAGGTGACCGTCGCCGACGCCTCGGCGGCCGCGGCCTGCGCCTCGCGCAGCTGCTCGGTCTGCCGGTTGAACTGCTCCAGCAGGCCGTCGACCCGGTCCTTCATGGCGGCGTTGCGCGCCTCGAGCCGGGCTCGATCGTCCCCTGGCGTGGTCACAGTGCCCCCGAAATCAAGCGAAAAGATGTGCTGGCGCCACCCTAGTGGTTGCCCTAGGCCGGTACGGGCAGGTCCAGTCAACCGGGTCCGATCATTCGCTTGTGCTAATCAAGGCGGCCCGGCGGGGCCGGGGGCGATACCCGAGTTGGTCGGCCGGCGCACTTTGGTCGCCTCTCGGCGGCTAGGCGCAGTGTGGCTCCAGCCGGACGGTATTCCACAAAGGCGGTTCTTCAGTGAGCCCGGGGGACACGGAAGTGCGCCGACCACTGGGCTCAACGGGCGGATGGCCGTTCTTGTTCCCGCGTCCGCCCACCTGCTGCCCCGCGGGAGTGGGATCATGGGCGGCGTGCGAGCGGACGCCGAGGTGGAACCGGGATCGTTGCTGGTCGCTGCCCCCACCATGTTCGACCCCAATTTCCGGCGGACCGTGGTGTTCGTCATCGACCACCGCGAAGAGGGCACGCTCGGTGTGGTGCTGAACCGGCCGAGCGAGGTGCCGGTGGACGACGTGCTGCCGGTCTGGGGCAGGCACGTGGTGGAGCCGCAGGCGGTTTTTGTCGGCGGCCCGGTGGAGAAGAAAACGGCGTTGTGCCTGGCCGCGCTGCGCACCGGGCAGGACGCGGCGAGCGTGCCGGGTGTGATCGCGGTGCGCGGCCCGGTGGCGCTGGTCGACCTGGACGCCGACCCGGACACGCTGGTGCCGCGGGTGCGCGGGCTGCGCGTGTTCGCCGGGTACGCGGGCTGGGATTCGGGGCAGCTGGCCGGGGAGATCGCCCGTGGTGACTGGCTGATCGTGCCCGCGCTGCCCAGTGACGTGCTGGCCACGCCGAACCGCGACCTGTGGGGTCAGGTGCTGCGGCGGCAGGGCGTGCCGACCGCGCTACTGGCTACGCACCCTGGGGATTTGCAGCGGAACTGAACGCGCCGC
Coding sequences within:
- a CDS encoding WXG100 family type VII secretion target, with translation MSAGGAGGQGFTLDPDAATSAAGKLNICADQLEEAGKALADALAAEGECWGDDESGQEFAKDYVPGAEGSVKAFTSIVEGIRALKTNVETAVQSMEGADETVRGVLKEGGGV
- a CDS encoding toxin glutamine deamidase domain-containing protein, whose amino-acid sequence is MPDEVKWLLPIVVGESWPEGDEDKLRNLRDAWHMAAKAINPAAEIGTKGADEVLSAWTGEGAEKFAEAWKKFVEGDEAYFKSLAEACQALGDSCDATALDVEYTKYMIIASLIMLAISIASMIAAAAVTFGGSTAGIVPAQIATRMTVQMIFRQLLQKLMQQGFKKIAQEVLKRVLKEVLINVATGVALDAGIQGLQMASGDRKSWDWGKTSDAAIGGAVEGVVGAASEAIPKGATRGVSDSVGGQIADGAIRGATRGAVEGAATTIGEAAVTGELGNLSASDVLMGASGGATEGAAGGAKGNIDGIRAANAPDVDAPDVDTPNSGSSNGSSSSGGSSGGSSGDSSSGGSSGGSSGDSSSGGSSGGSSGDSSSGGSSGGSSSGDSSSGGSSSGGSSSGGSSSGSSSNGSSGDSTSGGGSSSNGSSSSDSSSGGSSAGGSSSAGSSSGGSPSGGSSSGGSSGGDSSGGSSSSAGGSTSGGGSSYSGDSSSSGGSSSSGGGSSSGDPSPGGRSDHVGQASAATMERSDTGAGQQSSSPAPASAPQPQHSPAAASDGGQQQQSGAPQQQGAAATSGGAPAGGAPAGGAPAGGAPSAGSPSGGSPSGGSPSGGSPSSSGGGYGMSPQQQGGGGYGMAPQQGGGGNNPGGGGYNPPPQQGGGFGPQQRNQDSVAAAGFTGGGFPPPGTPRQDGPPQGAPPPMTPPPAQQGGGGFAPPPPMQQGGGQQPGGGRPGGQQPFPPQGPRPGGQQPPQQPGPPQRPQGQRPPGAPPQQQGPAGPRQGPPPQRPFQPMRGNLDQPPPGRQGPPQQHQQPQQPQPPRPPQGRPPFPPQGPPQGPPPPRPPQAGYQQGPPPRGPQQPGPGGRPPMPPQGPRPGGQLPPQGPPPGRQGPPQPFNAWQKPSLEPNQVPSQQQGPPATRPDIPQQSPTPRAPEQTPQRTPEQGPAPEQRAPEQPTPEKAPDQRTPEQEQRAPEQDKADQGPPEQPTPEKTPDQDAPQRDADDGRIREDYVTDPDFRSNRPEDIRALADAQMDTLRSDGHDNNAELPHETSRREAYERRAENPRFAHMSDDGVYAVHTYTRPDVFEQLNQSLRNQDENFADSVRQANAIASGLNELPPHEGLVSRKVGVMGRAAELLAAQYKVGEIAVETQFNSSSKVTDSMPKSKFGGQVELRIQSKTGRDIDQLGMKREGEVLFKPGTQLLVTRNEKVGNTWIIEAEEIGPDDPRYLDPDTVRDKMDERRQLSADQARELAEAPARNNAMWDLLGGGEPTPDTTPEPEPAPEPPENRGEPDDGWGSLAQPTNPPSVPAIHAGTANSPEQQVRFLMDTLPETQRVNSINFHGWDALEQGYRTNSAESVVAFEGRMQGADTTAGPVPPDQVTHERNLNHVQQKLGGEWQQHNDFDSALSDLAERPVGSRSVLAYEYETPTDPNHPDSPKRVVSHLVTAVNTEHGLALVDPQNNRLADLPNPPSSVATLPYHQGDGPTPDHAADTTDVTDTGHGQDATPHTDAPETPETPEQPGPLGDLVEPDTGRPDEGYLFDSDFEATPDDHRAVADAFQGDGRHESVQADAVKARNENPQYARLSDEDATVIRGYTGHDFYSTANAAHREGPGHPAFDTAQQQVRALVGALNKIEPTPGELIRGLNFDGDPVKLQQFRDQYPVGQTAVETAPVSASKKLSPDQRTKFGPDVEMHIDSKTFRDVEQLSQNRAEGESLGKPATQLYVHENRMITDPVTGREKLYIRAEEIVEGDPRWVDRDTAEQKMAERREQCAANERENAARAQSAPSPFDGLTTLNPPPEGSTPSPSPQRDIADALNGNDEGGYAGADQGPDGPAMDSSQVGDHDWAPLARATNPPSEPAIHADTANPNQQAKYIAERHPEMAGVNPNFYSPDAFANGYQTNCTRGMVAHALRLGGIDAEAGRLLPQDMASMGTLDYVRENLGGGDWRSHGDYDDVIRTMRDQPIGSRAVIAVQYRGDDGNVYGHVAEVVHTKEGVAFIDPQSNSLMSLPHPPVDLKTMPFDPAKAVELHNEKQQAKTDTDTTASADTTQPVPSPSPSPSPKPDAPVDPRIAFQKPDAPVDPRIAFRQDPPGAGLPPRSGYEVRPSRIGPDGRPVPSVSHTVPDLTPAADRGYGMAEPPRQDSTPGHDPTPEHESPLPTREEIQAYLESDRMQQAIREGNEITARDPEATVKVNGQQLPIGDAIRAMMLDSATGPTVARIMQETPFLENSLTRRPQTLCNVLRYEGAVEVLESCVREVRDYSGGPAELADSYKADPKPAPSDLTPEQARLSAEGFEEIKQVRPKDLRQPGFDESRKDDPDYRREYLDSLYEGWDEKNTMLREFAERIAGDAEGVKVKSREVPKSKVRAMDKIAGYDGHADKLNDLVGSIVQYQTVDQAYEGLAKVLEESRRPGSKIRVVDFSDRFVKPQKSGYRDLQMNVRLDLGDGNYHIAELRLHVKAIDDVAAYEHALYEVLRDFQAVANEDPSRPVGADGDRELTPEERAMIGSILNEERIRFGEAFRLAGGSETEPRNYTRRIE
- a CDS encoding YqgE/AlgH family protein, producing MGGVRADAEVEPGSLLVAAPTMFDPNFRRTVVFVIDHREEGTLGVVLNRPSEVPVDDVLPVWGRHVVEPQAVFVGGPVEKKTALCLAALRTGQDAASVPGVIAVRGPVALVDLDADPDTLVPRVRGLRVFAGYAGWDSGQLAGEIARGDWLIVPALPSDVLATPNRDLWGQVLRRQGVPTALLATHPGDLQRN
- a CDS encoding YbaB/EbfC family nucleoid-associated protein, whose translation is MTTPGDDRARLEARNAAMKDRVDGLLEQFNRQTEQLREAQAAAAEASATVTSKDGLVRATIDANGVLSKLDFAPTAFERSGGPAALAASVLEVVRTGGLQVKQQVADLMSPLTEGMPDLTELFEDAPSLAGLVPAIPDFSPPPEPEAPPRPESFEEEGSIFQNRQQQAAPPPPAAAPPPPPPPPAAKPSMPQPKPTTRRARPAPVEDEEEPPDSWLTRGNR